The Lycium ferocissimum isolate CSIRO_LF1 chromosome 10, AGI_CSIRO_Lferr_CH_V1, whole genome shotgun sequence genome window below encodes:
- the LOC132035076 gene encoding uncharacterized protein LOC132035076 → MRKTLAEKAKADSEVEEGSSLKIRTEGDFNIIMDPSEKLGECWNIIKKDIMTFVSDFFNGKGLTKFYIDTCLGLIPKVDSPSTFKDFRTINHRSCTNKIILMLLGRRLNPILNKLISQNQSRFVTGRLIIENIMLAQEIIHDISMPNQGINLVIKLDMAKAYERLSWSFLFNVLHKLGFSSEWIDIIRRIISSVW, encoded by the exons ATGAGGAAAACACTAGCAGAAAAAGCAAAAGCAGATTCAGAAGTAGAAGAAGGAAGCAGTCTGAAAATAAGGACA GAGGGAGACTTCAATATCATCATGGACCCATCTGAAAAACTTGGAGAG TGCTGGAATATTATCAAAAAGGATATCATGACCTTTGTAAGTGATTTTTTCAATGGAAAGGGGTTGACTAAGTTCTACATAGACACTTGCTTAGGCTTAATACCAAAAGTTGATTCTCCATCCACCTTCAAAGATTTTAGAACTATCAACCATAGAAGCTGTACTAACAAGATCATTTTGATGCTTCTAGGTAGGAGACTGAATCCTATTCTCAACAAGCTTATATCTCAAAACCAGAGTAGGTTTGTAACAGGAAGACTGATCATAGAGAATATTATGCTTGCCCAGGAGATAATTCATGATATTTCAATGCCTAATCAAGGGATAAATTTAGTGATCAAACTTGATATGGCTAAGGCATATGAAAGGCTCTCATGGTCCTTCCTTTTCAATGTCCTTCACAAATTAGGTTTTAGCAGTGAATGGATTGATATTATTAGAAGGATCATCTCTAGTGTTTGGTAA